From the Lycorma delicatula isolate Av1 chromosome 4, ASM4794821v1, whole genome shotgun sequence genome, the window tgtattgttttgtaaaagattttgttgctttgtcattataatttataaaataaaaaccattaattagatttcttattttagtttttttttacaaatttttttgtgaaattcctATTTTATAATGGTTGAGatctgatataataataatgatattctttatttaataataaatatttcattggaATAAAAAGAACCAAAATTATGTACGATATATCAACATACCAGCATCATACATGAATGCATCTACCAATATGATGGTAGTAACATGCCCTGTTACAgctgtaaaaaaagcaataaaagaaaatcacAATACAAACATTAGGTATAAGTTGCAGAAATACATAGTAAGGTTAAAAGAtcacaatatattataaatttgtaagtctatattacataaaaaaaattattaagatcatAGAATTAGTTGTTTTTTAGTCCATGTATTTTATCTGAAACTGCCATTAACTTTTGATCAGGTGTTTACGATATTCACTtgctatatataaaatgtatttattatatatatgttatattagtaTAACATTGAAATTGGGTGATGTGGATGATTCCTACTCCCTAAgctagaaaatttgtttttagtttttaatgtgatttattgCTGTGGAATTAattctctgttttattttttacaaagtcaaaattttacaataatgaaataaatatagtgacaatttgaagttttaaaatttgaatttcctgtttattatttctttacgctgtataaacttttaattaaatctgttatGAATGAAAATGAGCTGGTACTTAGTTATTTTTCCAAGCATAAACTTATATCGGTTTGTTTAAAACCAGGTTGTCCTTTTCAGCCAAGcacattcttgttttattttagtttttaggattgatgatttttcagttgaaatcatTAATGATTCTTATACCCagtaagtattgtttattattgatgTTATTGCACTTCAGCTATTTGAataagaagtatttttaatattaggatTAGGGATATGATTCTACCCAAAGAGCACTTCACTCCCAATTGTGCTTTTTTCACCCAAAATATCCTCAATAAATAAGTTGGTAAAGACAACCCCCTGTCTTACcacataaatgatatttattttgttttaaccgtTACAACATAATATTGTAGCATTTGAAGATTTATTCAGAATGTATGCATACAATCTTTATTTAGAATGAAGTATTTACatacaattttgaaaagttaGTAAACATTAAGCTGTGTAAGGTATTACACATTTACAAAGGTTACTCAAACAAAAACATCCTTTCAAATTTGCCTATATAAACATTGAAAAAGCCTTTGTAGTTGAATAGTGAGAAAAAATAAGATTCCTTATGCATCAAACAGTGGTGCACCGGTCTCATTATAGAGTGATAACATGTTAAAATTATGCTTTATATAATTGGTTATGTTCAAGAAGAGGTGCATTACATAATTTGTTTCTTatggacaaaaaaataaaatctcatataatatgaaaataagatCAAATGTCGTGAACATACAGAAACATGCATCACCGTTGTTAAATAGTAATGGCCCATCAATCGCATGATGAGTTACATGTCAGGAAGACCAGTCTTGTTGACAAGAAATAATGTTTCATACACTTTTTATGAAATTGAACTTGTTATTGTCGTATGTTAATGTTGAAATTGTACAGAAGGGAAGCCATGAATTATCTATCCCCCTTTGGTTTCAGTTAATTCAGAAAACTAATGGAATATCCAAAGGAATGTTTTGCTAATgatatataatgaagtaaaaaaaagaaaacccaaatttcatttaatctattggTATTTGgaatcacataaatataaataaaacgtacatattattttttgatcaCTTCTTTTTAGTGAAGGAAAGAAGCATAAGTtcagttttaatttgaatttcctACTAACCACGAACTGTATAGttctcattttttgtaatttctgtgaTTATAATGCTCCTAAAGGTTCTGAGTATCATAAAACTAACTATACAAAGAAGTTTATTTTCACAGCTGATACAactttttctgatgtttcaagtTAGTAAATATTGAGACTTAATGCTGCTGATGATgattgaataatcatttttatctttgcgATTAAGACTAGGATAGTACAGTTCCATTCAAGATCACATGTTTACATATTTCTGCTTATAAGAAATTATGTAGAAACTTTAACTTAAGTTTAAACTTCACTCCCAATTGTGATTTTTAACCCAAAATATCCTCGATAAAGCAATTGGTAAGATAACCCTGTCTAACCACATAAATGAAATTCCaatcattttttaacatcacTGGGGTGGGAAGGGATCAAGAATACAGGAAATGGGTGGTAATGAGAAAACAACCCCAACCAAAGGAGTTAACATCTGGTAACAAGCATCCATTCCATTCACAAATTCTCAGGAAACTGGGTTATCTTTATGCAGTGTGAAAAAAATGCACTTCTGCTATTTTCTAATGAgcaattttgtttatcaatataaGTTGCTCTTCCTTTAGTAATAAAAGACTATCCAAATACAGGCTTATCCTTTCTTAAAAGGTATCTAACTGAACTATTAATCTATTTAGCCAGACTTCCACTGAAgagaaggattttattttttgttttttgtttggaaCCTGTAAatcaatttacaggttccaaacCTGTAAACTTCAtgatcatgtttgtacacttcatacatgcatgttcatatctGTCGCTGTCAACACAACTGAATAGTTTTAACAAGGTTACATTGGGTTGCAGTTGGGGGAACGTGaagtattcattatatttttgtcttaacTTTTTGAAGGTCATGGAgctaaaaagattgagaatcacTAGCTTAGACATATGGCTCAAATAAGCTACAGCAAGAGCACTccagaatatatatattgtttatatatttaaataatattactataaatcccaaaaataaataaacattttaggaaaaataaaaaaataaaaattatgtaaataaaattttaaaaaataatagaaataaaagaaagttagaaagcaaaaataaacacaaatttaagacaaaggacaaaaaataatttaatatttcaaagtcaGTGCCAGCTATAATTCAATCAAGAGAGTGAATATtccaattagtaataaaaaagattatctgTTATTTACTTGTTGAAAaccttcttattaaatattttaattaactgaaagagTGCTTGCAATTTATTAACTGTTCAAGGCTACCACATCCATTGGTTTATTAtcctgttaaattaattttattttactatatcaaTTTTGTTGCACATAAATGTGGGTacttaacaggttttttttattacataataaaaaaattttaaaatacaatactagAATGTACACTAACACATCCTCTTTTAAATGAGCTTGAGCTTTAAACACCACTTTCTGCCATGCAGATTTCACATAAATTACAGAGAGAAATTAACAACTTCATTTAAATGAAATCGGTACTGCCAaccttgtgtaaattttttttaacctctaaaGTGCGCAAGAGTAATTTCTGATGATATTGAACAATCCTTTtctaagaattcatttttattcttggaTAATTGGCAAAAATTTACTATGATTGTCCAGAAAGTAAGAATCAGTGTATCACATGCACACAGCTTCATTGACAACATTGGGTCAAGGCCAGCTGATCTCAGTTGTTCTGTTAGCATTGTATGAAATTCTATAGCGGTACTGTGACTCGGAAGAGATTTTGCAagtgtttataatgaataaaaaattgaaaatcctgCCGACTCTGAGGTATGATCATcgctcatatattttttaaatgccttGTTATCCATGAATGATCCACATGAACATCATcacagaaatgtaaataatttttctgaaatactgTCATCCATTTCatgtttttcaatcttttttttatctactgaattttttgacaaatatgtgatttatctttttgatttttgttgttgaataCTTTTCCATCATTCACATATGAGGTTTGCTGAGaaaataacagaacatttttcattacacaCCAATGTAGATATCATCATATtatgagtatattaaaaataaagtaaatatcaaCCAAATATATTAGTGTGTACTACTcctgtatatttctttttataaatattatgagagAGAGACTTTTGctgaaataaaaacgaattatacATCATctaagtgaattaaaaatttcagcgAAAAAGTTTTTAGTTATGAGGCTCATTTCCACCTTGTTCATatcatgaataaacaaaattgtcgaaTTTGGGTAAGTGAAAAGCCAAAAGCAGTTCAAATGTGTTCATGTATTCACAAAATGATGATATGGTAAGCAAATTTGGGTTGGTGTAGTGATCGGGCTCTTTTCTTGAACTTCAACTTCAACAGTTGAATCAACAGTAAACAGTGTTGTTCAAGTTGTTCAACAGTGTTCAAGTTGAACAGTTGAGAACAACACTAGTGTTACTGTTATGGTTAATGCTGTTCGTTATTGCGCAATGCTTGtgaattttttcagatttggATGATTCCAACAAGACTATGCACAAAATATATGAAACCATCCAATTGCAGCAGACCAAATTCCCAAatcgtgtaattttttgttttggataTTAGAACTGGCCGGCAAGATCATGTGATCTAACACCTTGTGACAGACATGTGAATATgtggttgaaaaatttttaaaaagaatggacaCTGCTAACAGACCTATTGAGCAGTTGAGTGGGAGAACTCGGACTGTTAAGACGTGCTATTTTCGCTCCGCTGTTTTTTGCTTTTTGATCGGTTTTTTTCGGCTTTATCTATCAGGAAAGTGCTGTTTAACATTGTGATTGGACTACTGGACAagtctaaagaaaaaatagaatttttggttaacggattactaaatttaaaaaattttttaaaaaacttttttgtttttttttaaacggaaatttTGGATTCACATCGAGGATGGATATACaaataagtgtttaaaattttgtgaaaattagacAACAGACAACTGAgtgatttctgttttttatagtgGACATTTCGTACAAGTTAATACAGGAGAGTGACGTCACTGTATTTAACGTAAATAAGGACTTggaaaattttcactaataacagtagatatactgaattttttctaagtgtttataaaaaacttttataagggTAACTTTAAACGTTCATATCTTGTTATCCGTTGGTCGTAGACCAAAACTGATCAGGACCAATACGAATTGGGTCATTTCCTATCGATTGAcctcccttattttttttattttgggggacCGTTTTGACCCCCCTTTTTTTTGACCGCCCCGTTGGTCCTGGGTCAAAACCGTTCAGGATCTATACGAATTGGGTCATTCCCGATTGATTGACCCcctaatttttttcgattttgggggaCCATTGACTCCCCCCCTTATTTTTGGCTACCCCACGTGTGGGGTATCAAATTAAAGAGAATTACTTGGAGAACACAATTGCTACATAGTTGTTATTTATCATCCATGGCGGATAAAGCAGAACAAAGTTATGCTAGTGGACAGGGATCCTCAGGCCTTCCGCCGCTGAAACCGACTGATCCCAAGGGCAAAAAACGAATCAGACAATCCTCCTCTGAAGAAGAGGTCTATACTGGTGGCTTAAAGGAGGTTACTCTTCGACTAGGACAAGCGATGATGCATTACAAACAACATCTgggaaaaaacatgttaaattatatgtatgaccGTAGTAAAGAATTAAGAGAAACATACACCGCTTTAAAACATCTGCAGGAGACTACGACTACTCCAGAGACCAGTTCGCAATATACACAGACTGATATGCCCCCTGGTGCAGATCAGGAAGACATATTAAGTCTTGAATTAACTGATGAGGAACTTCTGGATATGACCGCTAAGAGATGGTCTGCCTGGACAATGTCTAAAGCCAAATTAATTACCTTGCCTGCAGAGGGCGTTACAGATACCTGCCAATTTATTGATATCATCAAGTCCAAAAGGGCAATGGCAGAGCGCAAGAAGCCTGGAATGATAGCTGTAGACACTTCTGCCATTATGGATGACGAATACGATACTCAGACCAATAAGTATACTGTTTTCTACGACTCGACAGAGAGCGACAGGGCTGCTGCTGGGTGTATACTAGGCGCGGTCAAGAAGATCTTACTAAGGGCCCCTAATGCGGCGTTCGTTCTGCCAAGTGGTCCTATTGGTGTCATGATTAAGAAGATGGTTATCTATCTGTTCAGGACTAGTGAGACGCCTGGATTGATGGTAGAGCAGAAAAAGACTGAAGAGAGTAGGACGCGTTCTAGATCCGCTTCTGCTCGGCGATCAACACCTCTTGTGGAGGGCAGCAAAGTGGTGGTTGTCCGGTCACAGGGCAAGTCGTATGCTGATCTACTCGGGACTGTAAAGGATAAGATCTTTAAAGACGAGGCAGTGGAAATCCTGTCCCTTCGCAAGAGTAGAAATGAAGACTTGGAAGTCAAAATTAAAGATGCTAAAGATGCGGCTCAGTTTACCGCAACATTGAGAGACAGGGCTTCTGACCTTCAAGTGGATTTTCGTACTAAGGGCGACCGACGCGCAGTGGTGCACGTTAAAGACATGGAAGAGAGTATCACAGCGCAAGAATTAAGCGAGGCTATTACGGCTGTTATTGGAGACACTGAGTCTTTCAGAATTACCTCATTACGGCAGGCTTATGGAAATACTCGAAATGCGACAGTAATAACCAATCAGAGGGCTGCAACTAAGTTAATTTCCAGTAGAATTAAGGTCGGCTGGGTTCACTGCCGGGCTTATATGATGTGTCAAAGATGCTAGCCGCTGATCACACGAGTACGTTAAGGGCCTGGATAGGTCAACCCTTTGTTACAACTGCGGTCAGAAAGGCCATGTGATAAGAGACTGCAAGGAGGCCACTAAATGCCTTGACTTCAACGGCACAGACCATCGCACGGGAGGAGTGCAGTGTGGACTACCTAAATAATGGctaaaataatactatctaaCGCCAACAGGAGCATTCTTTCCCACGATCTGGTGGGGGAGACTGCGAACGATCTTGAGGTTGACTTTATAGTCACCACAGAGCCCAACCTGAGAACGGCGGCCAGAGGTGATTGGTGGGCTGATGCGGTTGGAGATGTTGCTATCAGTAATGTCTCCGGCCGTCTTGGCTGGCACCTACTTCATAGAGGTGAGGGAATTCTGGCAGTAGCACTCCCGGACTTTGTCCTTATAGCCGGTTATGTAAGTCCAAACATTAATATCGGGGACTTTGTGCAGTACATCAACGATTTGCAGCGAGTCATACAGCGGGCACCTAGTAGACCTATACTCTTAGGCGACTTTAATTGTAAGTCCATTTTAACTGGCAGCTCTTATACCAATGCAAGGGGACGAATCTTCATTGACATGATGATGACCACAGGGCTGATCTGCCTGAATGACTGCACTTATACCTACGAGGCAAGAGGCCATAGATCAGTGCTGGATCTTACGCTGGTGGACGGCAGATGGAATCCTTCCGTCTTTAGTTGGAGCGTTCTTGAATCTGAAACCGGAAGCGATCACCTAGCAACTTTGCTTGTTATGGAAGGCGCAAGACCTTCAACATCAGCCACTGCACGATTTAGATTTAGTCCAAGACAAGTTGAGGTGGTGGTTAACAAGATTGCCAGGACCCTATCTGATGGAAGAATAGTAACGCCGCAAGTCCTTCAAGAATCAATTATTACAGAACTGTCTAGAGTCCCGCAGTTTGGAGGGGGTCGTCACCCAGTATACTGGTGGACGTGTGAAATTGCAGATCAGCGGAGTGTTACAATTTTGGCGTAGGAAAAAGCAAAGGCTGCGGCCCGCTGGCGGTGCGCCATATGAACAGGCGAAGGAAAGATTTGTCCAAGCTAGGCGTACTTTGAATCATCTAATAAAGACTAGTAAAAGAAACTGTTGGAAACAGCTGTGTGCTGACTTGATTCAGACCCGTGGGGACaggcatacaaaatagtaatgaagagACTAGGACGCCGCTTGCCTGTCCTAGTTACAGAAACAGCCAGACTGCATCTTCATAGCCTCTTCCCTGTTCAAGACGAGGGACATACGGACATAATAGACTGTGAAGCTAAACGCTTTACACAAAACGAGGTCGCTATTGCCGTTTCAGGCCTGAAGGATAAAAAAAGTCCGGGTCCGGATGGAATCCCGGCTGCCCTCCTCTAAGGATTAATGAAGATAATCCCCTGGGAAATCACTGACGTGGCCAATTATGGCGTACAAAACAAGACTTTCCCCGCAAGCTGGAAGGAGTCACGGACTGTTTTCCTGCCTAAGAAGTCCGGTAATCAAGAAATCATTAGCTATCGGCCGTTGAGTCTCAtcaataatatgggaaaggttgCCGAGCGCTTGGTAGCGAACAGACTTATCCAAGAATTAGAGTCCAAAGACGGGCTTCATGATAACCAATTGGGTTCAGGAAACATAGATCCACGCTGCAAGCTCTGGAAAAAATTACCAACTGGGTATTGTCTGTCAGATCTTGTACGTGGCGTACCAGAAGAATCCCGTTGCTTATTCTGTTAAGATATCAAAAATGCCTTTGGATCGGTCCGGTGGGATACGATTATAGGAGCTCTCACGGACAAACAGATTAGTTCCTATATCAAAAGACAAATACGAGAATATCTGACTGATAGGTGGACTTTGGTCGAGGCGCTCGAAGGTAAATTTAGATATCAGCTTCATGGAGGAGTgccgcaggggtctgtgttaggccccttgctTTGGCTAATAGTAATTGATGGAATACTCAGACTGAGATTACCTGCAGGCTCGGAAATAGTTGCTTATGCCGATGATTTGGCTATATTAATTGAAGCCAAAACTGAACGTGACCTTGAAGTTACCGGTAATGAAGTGTTAACATCGGTTAATAACTGGCTCTCGGACCGAGAACTATCTTTGTCTTTAGATAAATGTCACTATATTTTTCTGGCTGGAAGAAGGCGACTTAGAAACCTAAATCTCCGCGTGGGAGATCACAGACTAGACCGTGTGGCAGTAACAAAATATCTTGGTGTCATTATAGACCCGGCTCTAAAGTTTAGTCCTCATCTCGCACAGAAATGTAAAGAGGTCGAGAATACCGCAAAGTCTTTAACAAGATTGTTGGCTGGACATGAAGCTCCACGTGCATCTAGGCGGCGGGTCATCGCCTCAACTTTAACCTCTGTATTATTGCTGCACCTATATGGGAAAAAGCACTTTGTGTTGCAAGAAATGTCGTAAGACTTAGAACTCTGCATAGGCAAGCTCTTATAAACATCACTTCTGCATACCGCACCATCTCTTACGATGCGGCTTGTGTTTTATCATCGGTTCCTCCTATCGACCTCTTAGTTAAGGAGCGATCACTTAGGTATCGTGGCATGCCAAAACAAGAAGCCCAAGCTAACATCAGGCGCATATGGCAGGACAGATGGAATCTTTCCACTAAAGCTACCTGGACCAGGAGACTGATACCCGACTTGGGCATGTGGCTTGATAGAGGACATGGGAAGGTTGGTTATTATCTTACTCAAATACTTTCTGGGCACGGtagcttcgaatattatttacatcgattcggtagaagaccagcacctatttgcatgttctgccaggattcggatacttccgaacatactctgttccactgtaatagatggactatacatagacgacgtgcagggctgcaagaattaaatccggagaatctgcttctttttctcctACGATCCACTGACAATCGGAACAAAATGGAGGAGTTTGCCAAGATAGTGCTAAAGGCTAAAGATGATGTAGCCCTTTTAAGAGGCCATTGAGGCCCCGTGGTAACTTAgcagtttaatattttcgttaaggcaagcagctatgaggagaagatcattccttcgtttggtgatcataacaactgggtaatgaaaagaccgagacccggtttcctCGGCGGGGGCTAGGGACGGCTTTGTCAG encodes:
- the LOC142323493 gene encoding uncharacterized protein LOC142323493 codes for the protein MAKIILSNANRSILSHDLVGETANDLEVDFIVTTEPNLRTAARGDWWADAVGDVAISNVSGRLGWHLLHRGEGILAVALPDFVLIAGYVSPNINIGDFVQYINDLQRVIQRAPSRPILLGDFNCKSILTGSSYTNARGRIFIDMMMTTGLICLNDCTYTYEARGHRSVLDLTLVDGRWNPSVFSWSVLESETGSDHLATLLVMEGARPSTSATARFRFSPRQVEVVVNKIARTLSDGRIVTPQVLQESIITELSRVPQFGGGRHPVYWWTCEIADQRSVTILA